The region CGTCTCCCTCCCCGAACGTTCGTTGTGATGCGGCACAGGGCCGCCAATGCCACTTTGTCGTACCGCGCGGGGTATCATGGAGACGGTTCTTCAGACGCCTGTAGCCGGTATCACGCCCCCAAGAGAGGGTGGGCGGACGGACCGTGCGGCGAACGGTGATCCCCCAGGTGTCGCGGTATCCCCGACCCTGCGGTCCCCGTGCCGTCGGCCCGTCGTCATCCGCTCGGCCGCGGTCGGCAGGCGTCCCCAGCAGGAGGGTGTACCCACTTGGCCTACGACGCTCGATCAATCACGGTTCTGGAGGGGCTTGAAGCGGTTCGCAAGCGCCCCGGGATGTACATCGGTTCCACCGGGGAGCGCGGCCTTCACCACCTCGTCTACGAGGTGGTCGACAACTCCGTCGACGAGGCGATGGCGGGCCACGCCGACGCGATCGAGGTGACCCTGCTGGCCGACGGCGGCGTGCGGGTGGCCGACAACGGCCGCGGCATCCCCGTCGACCTCCACCCGGTGGAGAAGCGCCCGGCGGTCGAGGTCGTCCTCACCACGCTGCACGCGGGCGGCAAGTTCGACGGCAAGTCCTACGCGGTCTCCGGCGGCCTGCACGGCGTCGGCGTGTCCGTCGTCAACGCGCTGTCCACCGCCCTGGACGTCGAGATCCGCCGCGAGGGCCACGTCTGGCGCCAGCACTACGAGATGACCGCCCCGACGGGCGAGCTCGTCAAGGGCGAGGCCACCGACGAGACCGGCACCCAGATCACCTTCTGGCCCGACGGCTCGATCTTCGAGACCACCACGTTCTCGTACGAGACCCTGTCCCGTCGCCTGCAGGAGACGGCGTTCCTCAACAAGGGGCTCGCCATCACCATCCGCGACGAGCGGCCCGACCACACCGACGGCGGGCCGACGGTCAACACGTTCCACTACGAGAACGGCCTCTCCGACTTCGTCAGCTACATCAACGCCAAGAAGGAGCCGGCGCACGCGTCGATCATCTCCTTCGAGGAAGAGGGCGAGGGGATGTCGGCGGAGATCGCCATGCAGTGGAACCACTCCTACACCTCGTCGGTGCACACCTTCGCGAACGTGATCAACACGACCGAGGGCGGCACCCACGAGGAGGGCTTCCGCTCGGCGCTCACCACCATCGTCAACCGGTACGCCCGCGACCAGAAGCTGCTGCGGGAGAAGGACGACAACCTCACCGGCGACGACATCCGCGAGGGCCTCACCGCCATCATCTCGGTCAAGCTCGCCGAACCGCAGTTCGAGGGCCAGACCAAGACCAAGCTCGGCAACACCGAGGCCAAGTCCTTCGTCCAGAAGGTCACCAACGAGCACCTGCGCGACTGGTTCGAGCGCAACCCCGGCGAGGCCAAGGACATCGTGTCCAAGGCCAGCCAGGCGGCCCGCGCCCGCATCGCCGCCCGCCAGGCCCGCGACCTCACCCGCCGCAAGACCCTCCTGGAGTCCACCTCCCTCCCCGGCAAGCTGTCCGACTGCCAGTCGACCAACCCGGAGGAGTGCGAGGTCTACATCGTGGAGGGCGACTCCGCGGGCGGTTCCGCCAAGGGCGGCCGCAACCCGAACAACCAGGCCATCCTGCCCATCCGCGGCAAGATCCTGAACGTCGAGAAGTCCCGCATCGACCGCATCCTCAAGAACAACGAGGTCCAGGCGATCATCACCGCCCTGGGCACCGGCATCCACGAGGAGTTCGATGTCGAGAAGCTGCGGTACCACAAGATCATCCTGATGGCCGACGCCGACGTCGACGGCCAGCACATCCGGACCCTGCTGCTCACCCTGCTGTTCCGCTTCATGAAGCCGCTGGTGGAGCTGGGCCACGTCTACCTGGCCCAGCCCCCGCTGTACAAGATCAAGTGGGACCAGCGCGGCACCGACGCGAGCTACGCCTTCTCCGACGCCGAGCGCGACCGGGTGATCGAGGCGGGCATCGCGGCGGGCAAGAGGGACCCGCGCCCGCGCGACATGGTGCAGCGCTTCAAGGGCCTGGGCGAGATGAACGCCAGCGAGCTGTGGGACACCACCATGGACCCCGACCGCCGCGTCCTGCTCCAGGTCAGCCTGGAGGACGCGGCCCAGGCCGACGAGATGTTCAGCGTGCTCATGGGGGAGGACGTCGAGTCCCGGCGCGCCTTCATCCAGCGCAACGCCAAGGACGTCCGCTTCCTGGACATCTAGGGACCGGGCCCGGGCCGTGTCCCGGGCAGTGAACCGAGCTCAACGAAGCTTCGTAGAAGGGATCGACATCCGTGACGGATGCGAACAACCCGGACGCCCCTGAGGGAGCGGAATCCTCCGTGGAGGAGCTGGAACGCGTCACCGACCGCATCGAGCCGGTCGACATCCAGGTCGAGATGCAGCGCAGCTACCTCGACTACGCGATGTCGGTCATCGTCGGCCGCGCCCTGCCCGACGTCCGCGACGGGCTCAAGCCCGTCCACCAGCGCGTGCTGTACGCGATGTACGACGGCGGCTACCGCCCCGACCGCGGGTTCTTCAAGTGCGCCCGCGTCGTCGGCGACGTGATGGGCAACTACCACCCGCACGGCGACAGCGCCATCTACGACACCCTGGTCCGGCTGGCCCAGTGGTGGTCCATGCGCATGCCGCTGGTCGACCCCAACGGCAACTTCGGCTCCCCGGGCAACGACCCGGCGGCCGCCATGCGGTACACCGAGTGCAAGCTCGCCCCGCTGGCCATGGAGATGCTGCGGGACATCGACAAGGAGACCGTCGACTTCCGGCCCAACTACGACGGCCGCTCCTCCGAGCCCGTCGTGCTGCCGGCCCGCTTCCCGAACCTGCTGGTCAACGGCTCCTCGGGCATCGCGGTCGGCATGGCCACCAACATCCCGCCCCACAACCTGCGCGAGGTCGCCGAGGGCGTCGACTGGTACCTCGACAACCCCGAGGCCTCGGACGAGGACCTGCTCGACGCGCTCATCGCGCGGATCAAGGGCCCCGACTTCCCGACCCGCGGCCTCATCGTGGGCAAGCGCGGCATCGAGGAGGCGTACCGGACCGGGCGCGGCTCCATCACCATGCGCGCCGTGGTCGAGGTCGAGGAGGACAAGCGGGGCCGCCAGACCCTGGTCGTCACCGAGCTGCCCTACCAGGTCAACCCGGACAACCTCGCGCTGAAGATCGCCGACCTGGTCAAGGACGGCAAGGTCAACGGCATCGCCGACGTGCGCGACGAGAGCAGCGGCCGCACCGGCCAGCGCCTGGTCATCGTGCTCAAGCGCGACGCCGTCGCCAAGGTCGTGCTCAACAACCTGTACAAGCACACCCAGCTCCAGGAGACCTTCGGCGCCAACATGCTGGCGCTGGTCGACGGGGTGCCGCGCACCCTGCGCCTGGACCAGATGATCCGGCACTGGGTCAAGCACCAGATCGAGGTCATCGTCCGGCGCACCCGGTACCTGCTCCGCAAGGCCGAGGAGCGCGCCCACATCCTGCGCGCGCTGCTCAAGGCCATGGACCGGATCGACGAGGTCATCGCCCTCATCCGCTCCAGCGCCTCCGCCGACGACGCCCGCACCGGCCTCATGGGCCTGCTGGACATCGACGACGTCCAGGCCCGCGCCATCCTCGACATGCAGCTGCGCAAGCTGGCCGCCCTGGAGCGCAACCAGCTCACCGCCGAGTACGACGAGCTCATGGCGCAGATCGCCGACTACACCGACATCCTGGAGTCGGACACCCGCCAGCGGACCATCATC is a window of Nocardiopsis changdeensis DNA encoding:
- the gyrB gene encoding DNA topoisomerase (ATP-hydrolyzing) subunit B — translated: MAYDARSITVLEGLEAVRKRPGMYIGSTGERGLHHLVYEVVDNSVDEAMAGHADAIEVTLLADGGVRVADNGRGIPVDLHPVEKRPAVEVVLTTLHAGGKFDGKSYAVSGGLHGVGVSVVNALSTALDVEIRREGHVWRQHYEMTAPTGELVKGEATDETGTQITFWPDGSIFETTTFSYETLSRRLQETAFLNKGLAITIRDERPDHTDGGPTVNTFHYENGLSDFVSYINAKKEPAHASIISFEEEGEGMSAEIAMQWNHSYTSSVHTFANVINTTEGGTHEEGFRSALTTIVNRYARDQKLLREKDDNLTGDDIREGLTAIISVKLAEPQFEGQTKTKLGNTEAKSFVQKVTNEHLRDWFERNPGEAKDIVSKASQAARARIAARQARDLTRRKTLLESTSLPGKLSDCQSTNPEECEVYIVEGDSAGGSAKGGRNPNNQAILPIRGKILNVEKSRIDRILKNNEVQAIITALGTGIHEEFDVEKLRYHKIILMADADVDGQHIRTLLLTLLFRFMKPLVELGHVYLAQPPLYKIKWDQRGTDASYAFSDAERDRVIEAGIAAGKRDPRPRDMVQRFKGLGEMNASELWDTTMDPDRRVLLQVSLEDAAQADEMFSVLMGEDVESRRAFIQRNAKDVRFLDI
- the gyrA gene encoding DNA gyrase subunit A; translated protein: MTDANNPDAPEGAESSVEELERVTDRIEPVDIQVEMQRSYLDYAMSVIVGRALPDVRDGLKPVHQRVLYAMYDGGYRPDRGFFKCARVVGDVMGNYHPHGDSAIYDTLVRLAQWWSMRMPLVDPNGNFGSPGNDPAAAMRYTECKLAPLAMEMLRDIDKETVDFRPNYDGRSSEPVVLPARFPNLLVNGSSGIAVGMATNIPPHNLREVAEGVDWYLDNPEASDEDLLDALIARIKGPDFPTRGLIVGKRGIEEAYRTGRGSITMRAVVEVEEDKRGRQTLVVTELPYQVNPDNLALKIADLVKDGKVNGIADVRDESSGRTGQRLVIVLKRDAVAKVVLNNLYKHTQLQETFGANMLALVDGVPRTLRLDQMIRHWVKHQIEVIVRRTRYLLRKAEERAHILRALLKAMDRIDEVIALIRSSASADDARTGLMGLLDIDDVQARAILDMQLRKLAALERNQLTAEYDELMAQIADYTDILESDTRQRTIIREELGEIVDKYGDERRTHIIPFEGDMRMEDFIAEEDVVVTITRGGYAKRTRIDNYRAQKRGGKGVRGAQLKQDDIVQHFFVTTTHHWILCFTNQGRVYRTKAYELPEAARDARGQHVANLLPFQPGEEIAQIMALRDYEAAPYMVLATREGLVKKSRLEDFDSARSAGIIAINLREGDELIAARLVFGDDDLLLISSDAQAIRFPASDESLRPMGRATSGVIGMRFLEGDYLLSMDVIRPGDGSTDVLVATENGYAKRTPSDQYPVQNRGGKGVLTAKVVEARGKLVGALMVDPEIDEVFAITSAGGVIRTGAAEVKQSGRTTMGVRLMNLDKGNKIVAIARNAEAGDAEEELEAAEGDTVEETVAAEGEPEA